A genomic window from Wolbachia pipientis includes:
- a CDS encoding IS481 family transposase, translated as MSTIQTKILKPKLGLLELAKQLGNVSQACKVMGYSRDTFYRFKELYENGGEGALHEISKKKPLLANRVSDNIERTVIGIATEFPAYGQERAANELRKRGIIISQGGVRSVWLRNDLETLKKRLKALETKVAQDGIILTEEQLAALEKMKEQKEAHGEIETQHPGYLGSQDTYYVGNIKGIGRIYQQTFVDTYSRVAMVKLYTDRTAITAEDLLNDRVIPFFDEQKIPLLRILTDRGTEYCGKPENHAYQLYLGIENIDHSRTKANSPQTNGICERFHRTMQDECYNIIFRKKIYNSLEDLQIDVDCWLHSYNDTRPHSGKYCYGKTPMQTFLDSKHIAFQKNISSIKQETDISFNYLNSSVS; from the coding sequence ATGAGTACAATACAAACAAAAATACTAAAACCAAAGCTAGGGTTATTAGAACTAGCAAAACAACTAGGAAATGTATCTCAAGCATGTAAAGTGATGGGATACTCAAGAGATACATTTTATCGATTTAAGGAGTTATATGAAAATGGAGGAGAGGGAGCATTACATGAAATAAGTAAGAAAAAACCGCTATTAGCGAACAGAGTTTCCGATAATATAGAAAGAACAGTGATTGGTATAGCAACAGAATTTCCAGCATATGGGCAAGAAAGAGCTGCAAATGAACTGAGAAAAAGAGGTATAATAATTTCTCAGGGAGGAGTAAGGTCTGTATGGCTAAGAAATGACCTTGAAACTCTCAAAAAGAGACTTAAAGCACTAGAGACAAAAGTAGCTCAAGACGGAATCATTTTAACTGAAGAACAACTTGCAGCTTTAGAAAAAATGAAAGAACAAAAGGAAGCTCATGGTGAAATTGAGACGCAACATCCAGGTTATTTGGGTTCTCAAGATACCTATTATGTGGGCAATATCAAAGGTATAGGGCGAATTTATCAGCAGACTTTTGTTGACACTTATTCCAGGGTTGCAATGGTTAAACTTTACACGGACAGAACAGCTATTACAGCTGAAGATCTTCTCAATGATAGGGTTATTCCATTTTTTGATGAGCAGAAAATTCCATTATTACGCATTCTAACTGATAGGGGTACGGAATATTGTGGCAAGCCAGAAAATCACGCTTATCAGCTATATTTGGGAATCGAAAATATCGACCATTCTAGAACCAAAGCCAACTCTCCACAAACTAATGGCATATGTGAAAGATTTCATAGAACTATGCAAGATGAGTGTTACAATATTATCTTTAGAAAGAAAATCTACAATTCTTTGGAAGATCTACAGATTGATGTTGATTGTTGGTTGCATTCTTATAATGATACAAGACCTCACTCTGGTAAGTACTGCTATGGAAAAACACCTATGCAGACTTTTCTTGATAGCAAACATATTGCTTTTCAGAAAAATATTAGTAGCATTAAACAAGAGACTGATATTAGTTTTAACTACCTCAATTCTTCTGTCAGTTAA
- the dxr gene encoding 1-deoxy-D-xylulose-5-phosphate reductoisomerase produces MKKVSVLGSTGSVGKKTVDLLSRRKEEYQVEALSAHSDFALLAHQAKLLNAKYVAIFDERFYKDLRENLLGTDVKIAIGAEGLVNVASLPVDLSVIAIVGIAGLGPAIEVIESGTKVIALANKESIVCGGKLLLKKAKEKNVQIIPIDSEHNAIFQVLQNDDKCVEKIILTASGGPFLNYSSEQLRNVMVDQALSHPTWNMGKKISIDSATMMNKALEIIEAHNLFNISPDKIEAIVHPESIVHGIVTYKDGFNFAVLAETDMAIPISYALSWPERSALNRKLDLTKQEKLTFQEPDHKRFPALKLSMAVLNSSAPQTNSIVLNAANEIAVNEFLKSRIGFLKIVEIVESTMESFDSYTDINSLSNIINIDCESRIIANKIVESKVIAYS; encoded by the coding sequence GTGAAAAAGGTTTCAGTTTTAGGATCAACAGGAAGTGTTGGAAAAAAGACTGTAGATTTGCTCTCAAGGAGAAAAGAAGAATACCAAGTGGAAGCACTAAGTGCCCATTCAGATTTTGCTCTACTGGCACACCAAGCAAAACTGCTGAATGCAAAATACGTTGCTATCTTCGATGAAAGGTTTTACAAAGATTTAAGAGAAAACCTACTTGGTACAGATGTAAAAATAGCAATTGGCGCTGAAGGTCTAGTAAATGTTGCTTCCCTACCCGTTGATCTCTCAGTTATTGCAATAGTTGGTATTGCAGGCCTTGGGCCAGCTATAGAAGTCATAGAAAGTGGCACTAAAGTCATTGCACTAGCGAACAAAGAAAGCATTGTTTGCGGTGGAAAGTTATTACTCAAAAAAGCTAAAGAAAAAAACGTACAAATAATCCCTATCGACTCTGAACACAACGCAATTTTTCAAGTTTTGCAAAATGACGACAAATGCGTAGAAAAGATCATACTTACTGCTTCTGGTGGACCATTCTTAAACTATAGTTCTGAGCAATTAAGAAATGTCATGGTAGATCAGGCGCTTAGTCACCCCACTTGGAATATGGGAAAGAAAATCTCGATTGATAGTGCAACAATGATGAATAAGGCACTAGAGATAATAGAAGCACATAACTTGTTTAACATCAGCCCGGATAAAATTGAAGCAATAGTGCATCCTGAGTCAATAGTACATGGAATTGTAACTTATAAGGATGGGTTCAACTTTGCTGTGCTTGCAGAAACTGACATGGCAATTCCTATTTCATATGCTTTGTCTTGGCCGGAAAGATCAGCTTTAAATCGTAAATTAGATTTAACAAAGCAAGAAAAATTGACCTTTCAAGAACCAGACCATAAGCGTTTTCCTGCGCTAAAGCTTAGCATGGCAGTGTTAAACTCTTCTGCTCCACAAACAAACAGTATTGTGCTCAATGCTGCAAATGAAATAGCTGTTAATGAATTTTTGAAGTCACGAATTGGCTTTTTAAAAATAGTAGAGATAGTGGAATCAACAATGGAAAGTTTTGATAGTTACACTGATATTAATTCACTATCTAATATAATAAATATTGATTGTGAAAGTCGTATTATTGCTAATAAAATCGTTGAAAGTAAAGTTATTGCGTATAGCTAG